A window from Desulfobaccales bacterium encodes these proteins:
- the nuoI gene encoding NADH-quinone oxidoreductase subunit NuoI, producing the protein MPGTVNMEEQRNWIQVSGRVVVGLMDAFAIVLRHLFRRPVTEEYPEYKRPLPERTRARIILTRDPEGEERCVSCYLCAAVCPVSCISMQGEERADGRRWARWFRINFARCIYCGLCEEACPTLAIQLTPHFEFCDLDLLNLVAEKHDLLVNHGGKNHDYNFYRHAGVTMVGAKGTHIDEAKPVNLKSNLP; encoded by the coding sequence TTGCCGGGAACCGTAAACATGGAGGAGCAGCGCAACTGGATACAGGTAAGCGGCCGGGTGGTGGTCGGGCTCATGGATGCCTTTGCCATCGTGCTCCGGCATCTCTTCCGCCGCCCCGTCACTGAAGAGTATCCGGAATACAAGCGGCCCTTGCCCGAGCGCACCCGAGCCCGCATCATCCTCACCCGGGACCCGGAAGGTGAGGAACGCTGCGTCTCCTGTTATCTCTGCGCCGCGGTCTGCCCAGTCTCCTGCATCTCCATGCAAGGCGAGGAACGGGCCGACGGCCGCCGCTGGGCCAGGTGGTTTCGTATCAACTTCGCCCGCTGCATTTACTGCGGCCTGTGTGAGGAGGCCTGCCCCACCCTGGCGATCCAGTTGACCCCGCACTTCGAATTTTGCGACCTGGACCTCCTGAACCTGGTGGCGGAAAAGCACGATTTGCTCGTGAACCACGGCGGCAAGAACCACGACTATAATTTTTATCGCCATGCCGGGGTCACCATGGTGGGAGCCAAGGGCACCCACATCGATGAAGCCAAGCCGGTGAATCTCAAAAGCAATCTCCCTTAA